In one Penaeus chinensis breed Huanghai No. 1 chromosome 33, ASM1920278v2, whole genome shotgun sequence genomic region, the following are encoded:
- the LOC125043290 gene encoding importin subunit beta-1-like isoform X1, producing MEQVIQILEKTTSPDKTELETALNYLEQAAQSNLPEYVKVLSDVLHHGGNSTVARMAAGIQLKNTLASNDPKVKVQYQQRWLAFPPDVRDYVKANVLGALGTEQNRPSSAAQCVAYIALTEIPVGQWPNLIDRLVANITAPGATDMTKESTLEAIGYICQDIEPDAIASQSNNILTAIVHGMKRDEPNDHVRLAATTALLNSLEFTKQNFERDAERHFIMQVVCEATQSTNTQIKVAALQCLVKIMSLYYQYMEHYMGPALFAITLEAMKSDIDEVALQGIEFWSNVCDEEVDLAIEASEAAELGRPPERTSRFYAKGALQYLVPVLMMTLGKQEEADDDDEWNPCKAAGVCVMLLATCTEDDIVPHVLPFVKENIKHTDWRLRDAAIMAFGSILEGPDPTNLKPMVEQAMPTLIEALSDSSVVVRDTTAWTLGRVCELIPDAACNDTYLKLLLEALVHSLKGEPRVASNVCWALSSLAEAAYEQADTGDVDGEPPTYCLSAFFDPLVDVLLQTTDRADGNQCNLRNAAYEALMELMKNSPRDCYPTVQKTTMIILERLQQVLHMESQIQSHSDRVQVNDIQSLLCATLQSVLRKVTPEDAPKISDPIMAALLQMFQTSQGKSGGVQEDALLAVSTLVEVLGHNFLKYMEAFKPFLSLGLRNVEDYPVCSAAVGVTGDICRALGDKVEPFCDELMSMLVENLGNNNVHRNVKPSILSVFGDMALALGPKFTKYLEVVLQMLHQASQAQVDRSDFDMLDYLNELRESCLEAYTGIVQGLKGDGATPNQEVQLLRQHVPHMISFITSVATDDEKSDPVIASSAGLIGDLCSVFGTDMLQLVETDPITNLLSQGRRSKTSKTKTLAMWATKEIRRLKNNSTCP from the exons ATAAAACTGAGTTGGAAACTGCATTAAATTATCTAGAGCAGGCAGCACAATCAAATTTG CCGGAATATGTGAAAGTACTGAGTGATGTATTGCACCATGGAGGAAATTCCACCGTGGCCCGAATGGCCGCGGGTATTCAGCTGAAAAACACATTAGCTTCCAATGATCCCAAAGTTAAAGTACAGTATCAGCAGCGGTGGCTGGCATTTCCACCAGATGTCAGGGACTACGTTAAGGCTAAT GTTTTGGGAGCATTAGGTACAGAGCAAAACCGGCCAAGCTCAGCAGCACAATGTGTTGCCTACATTGCATTGACAGAAATTCCTGTAGGCCAATGGCCAAACTTAATAGACAGATTGGTGGCAAATATAACGGCTCCTGGAGCCACGGATATGACTAAAGAGTCAACTTTAGAGGCTATTGGATATATTTGTCAG GATATAGAGCCAGATGCCATAGCTTCACAGAGTAACAATATCCTCACTGCTATTGTCCATGGTATGAAGCGTGATGAACCCAATGATCATGTTAGACTTGCAGCAACGACAGCACTTCTTAACTCACTTGAATTTACAAAACAGAACTTCGAAAGGGATGCTGAAAGACATTTTATTATGCAA gtggTTTGTGAAGCAACCCAATCTACCAATACTCAAATTAAAGTTGCTGCCCTACAATGTTTGGTAAAAATAATGTCCCTATATTATCAGTACATGGAGCATTATATGGGACCTGCACTGTTTGCA ATCACTCTCGAAGCCATGAAGAGTGACATCGATGAAGTAGCACTACAAGGAATCGAGTTCTGGTCGAATGTGTGTGATGAAGAAGTGGATCTTGCCATTGAGGCTTCTGAGGCAGCTGAGCTTGGCCGTCCCCCAGAGAGAACCTCTCGCTTCTATGCCAAGGGAGCATTGCAG TATCTAGTCCCAGTACTGATGATGACACTTGGAAAGCAAGAGgaagcagatgatgatgatgagtggaaCCCCTGCAAAGCAGCTGGGGTGTGTGTGATGCTTCTTGCGACATGCACTGAAGATGATATTGTACCCCATGTCCTGCCTTTCGTAAAGGAGAATATTAAGCACACTGACTGGAGACTCCGAGATGCAGCGATAATGGCATTTG GTTCGATTTTGGAAGGCCCTGATCCAACCAACCTTAAACCAATGGTGGAACAGGCAATGCCAACCCTGATTGAGGCTCTTAGTGATTCGTCTGTAGTGGTGCGAGACACAACAGCTTGGACTCTGGGTCGAGTGTGTGAACTAATCCCAGATGCAGCATGCAATGACACTTACCTCAAGTTGTTGCTGGAAGCATTAGTTCACAGCTTGAAGGGAGAACCGAGGGTGGCATCAAATGTTTGCTGGGCTCTCAGTTCACTAGCAGAAGCTGCttatgaacaagcagatactggAGATGTTGATGGCGAGCCACCAACCTATTGTCTGTCTGCATTCTTTGACCCCTTGGTAGATGTTCTATTGCAAACTACAGACCGAGCTGATGGAAACCAGTGTAATTTAAGAAATGCTGCCTATGAGGCCCTCATGGAACTTATGAAGAATTCTCCAAGGGATTGCTATCCAACTGTCCAAAAAACTACTATGATAATTCTGGAAAGGCTTCAGCAAGTATTGCACATGGAGTCACAGATTCAGTCCCATAGCGATAGAGTTCAGGTGAATGATATTCAGTCACTGTTATGTGCAACTCTCCAGTCAGTTTTAAGGAAAGTAACCCCTGAAGATGCTCCAAAAATCAGTGACCCTATCATGGCTGCTCTGCTGCAAATGTTCCAGACGTCTCAGGGCAAGTCAGGGGGCGTGCAGGAGGATGCACTTCTTGCTGTTTCCACTCTGGTGGAGGTGTTAGGACACAACTTCTTGAAATACATGGAGGCATTCAAGCCTTTCTTGTCTTTGGGCTTGCGGAATGTTGAGGACTACCCTGTATGCTCAGCTGCTGTGGGGGTTACAGGAGACATCTGTCGTGCTCTGGGTGATAAAGTAGAGCCCTTCTGCGATGAACTGATGTCCATGTTGGTGGAGAATCTTGGGAATAATAATGTTCACAGAAATGTGAAACCATCCATACTCTCAGTATTTGGTGATATGGCTTTAGCTCTAGGACCCAAGTTTACCAAATACTTGGAAGTTGTCCTTCAAATGCTTCACCAGGCATCTCAAGCCCAAGTTGATCGCTCTGACTTTGATATGCTGGATTACCTTAATGAATTACGTGAAAGCTGTTTGGAGGCTTATACTGGTATTGTTCAGGGTTTAAAAGGCGATGGGGCAACACCAAACCAGGAAGTACAGCTCCTGCGTCAACATGTGCCCCACATGATCTCTTTTATCACTTCCGTTGCTACAGATGATGAAAAATCTGATCCTGTTATTGCTAGTTCAGCTGGTCTGATTGG GGACTTGTGTTCTGTGTTTGGAACAGACATGCTTCAGTTGGTGGAGACTGATCCTATCACCAATCTACTTTCTCAAGGCCGACGCTCCAAGACTTCAAAGACAAAGACCCTTGCAATGTGGGCAACTAAAGAAATCCGTCGCTTGAAAAACAACAGCACTTG CCCCTAA
- the LOC125043290 gene encoding importin subunit beta-1-like isoform X2 produces MEQVIQILEKTTSPDKTELETALNYLEQAAQSNLPEYVKVLSDVLHHGGNSTVARMAAGIQLKNTLASNDPKVKVQYQQRWLAFPPDVRDYVKANVLGALGTEQNRPSSAAQCVAYIALTEIPVGQWPNLIDRLVANITAPGATDMTKESTLEAIGYICQDIEPDAIASQSNNILTAIVHGMKRDEPNDHVRLAATTALLNSLEFTKQNFERDAERHFIMQVVCEATQSTNTQIKVAALQCLVKIMSLYYQYMEHYMGPALFAITLEAMKSDIDEVALQGIEFWSNVCDEEVDLAIEASEAAELGRPPERTSRFYAKGALQYLVPVLMMTLGKQEEADDDDEWNPCKAAGVCVMLLATCTEDDIVPHVLPFVKENIKHTDWRLRDAAIMAFGSILEGPDPTNLKPMVEQAMPTLIEALSDSSVVVRDTTAWTLGRVCELIPDAACNDTYLKLLLEALVHSLKGEPRVASNVCWALSSLAEAAYEQADTGDVDGEPPTYCLSAFFDPLVDVLLQTTDRADGNQCNLRNAAYEALMELMKNSPRDCYPTVQKTTMIILERLQQVLHMESQIQSHSDRVQVNDIQSLLCATLQSVLRKVTPEDAPKISDPIMAALLQMFQTSQGKSGGVQEDALLAVSTLVEVLGHNFLKYMEAFKPFLSLGLRNVEDYPVCSAAVGVTGDICRALGDKVEPFCDELMSMLVENLGNNNVHRNVKPSILSVFGDMALALGPKFTKYLEVVLQMLHQASQAQVDRSDFDMLDYLNELRESCLEAYTGIVQGLKGDGATPNQEVQLLRQHVPHMISFITSVATDDEKSDPVIASSAGLIGDLCSVFGTDMLQLVETDPITNLLSQGRRSKTSKTKTLAMWATKEIRRLKNNST; encoded by the exons ATAAAACTGAGTTGGAAACTGCATTAAATTATCTAGAGCAGGCAGCACAATCAAATTTG CCGGAATATGTGAAAGTACTGAGTGATGTATTGCACCATGGAGGAAATTCCACCGTGGCCCGAATGGCCGCGGGTATTCAGCTGAAAAACACATTAGCTTCCAATGATCCCAAAGTTAAAGTACAGTATCAGCAGCGGTGGCTGGCATTTCCACCAGATGTCAGGGACTACGTTAAGGCTAAT GTTTTGGGAGCATTAGGTACAGAGCAAAACCGGCCAAGCTCAGCAGCACAATGTGTTGCCTACATTGCATTGACAGAAATTCCTGTAGGCCAATGGCCAAACTTAATAGACAGATTGGTGGCAAATATAACGGCTCCTGGAGCCACGGATATGACTAAAGAGTCAACTTTAGAGGCTATTGGATATATTTGTCAG GATATAGAGCCAGATGCCATAGCTTCACAGAGTAACAATATCCTCACTGCTATTGTCCATGGTATGAAGCGTGATGAACCCAATGATCATGTTAGACTTGCAGCAACGACAGCACTTCTTAACTCACTTGAATTTACAAAACAGAACTTCGAAAGGGATGCTGAAAGACATTTTATTATGCAA gtggTTTGTGAAGCAACCCAATCTACCAATACTCAAATTAAAGTTGCTGCCCTACAATGTTTGGTAAAAATAATGTCCCTATATTATCAGTACATGGAGCATTATATGGGACCTGCACTGTTTGCA ATCACTCTCGAAGCCATGAAGAGTGACATCGATGAAGTAGCACTACAAGGAATCGAGTTCTGGTCGAATGTGTGTGATGAAGAAGTGGATCTTGCCATTGAGGCTTCTGAGGCAGCTGAGCTTGGCCGTCCCCCAGAGAGAACCTCTCGCTTCTATGCCAAGGGAGCATTGCAG TATCTAGTCCCAGTACTGATGATGACACTTGGAAAGCAAGAGgaagcagatgatgatgatgagtggaaCCCCTGCAAAGCAGCTGGGGTGTGTGTGATGCTTCTTGCGACATGCACTGAAGATGATATTGTACCCCATGTCCTGCCTTTCGTAAAGGAGAATATTAAGCACACTGACTGGAGACTCCGAGATGCAGCGATAATGGCATTTG GTTCGATTTTGGAAGGCCCTGATCCAACCAACCTTAAACCAATGGTGGAACAGGCAATGCCAACCCTGATTGAGGCTCTTAGTGATTCGTCTGTAGTGGTGCGAGACACAACAGCTTGGACTCTGGGTCGAGTGTGTGAACTAATCCCAGATGCAGCATGCAATGACACTTACCTCAAGTTGTTGCTGGAAGCATTAGTTCACAGCTTGAAGGGAGAACCGAGGGTGGCATCAAATGTTTGCTGGGCTCTCAGTTCACTAGCAGAAGCTGCttatgaacaagcagatactggAGATGTTGATGGCGAGCCACCAACCTATTGTCTGTCTGCATTCTTTGACCCCTTGGTAGATGTTCTATTGCAAACTACAGACCGAGCTGATGGAAACCAGTGTAATTTAAGAAATGCTGCCTATGAGGCCCTCATGGAACTTATGAAGAATTCTCCAAGGGATTGCTATCCAACTGTCCAAAAAACTACTATGATAATTCTGGAAAGGCTTCAGCAAGTATTGCACATGGAGTCACAGATTCAGTCCCATAGCGATAGAGTTCAGGTGAATGATATTCAGTCACTGTTATGTGCAACTCTCCAGTCAGTTTTAAGGAAAGTAACCCCTGAAGATGCTCCAAAAATCAGTGACCCTATCATGGCTGCTCTGCTGCAAATGTTCCAGACGTCTCAGGGCAAGTCAGGGGGCGTGCAGGAGGATGCACTTCTTGCTGTTTCCACTCTGGTGGAGGTGTTAGGACACAACTTCTTGAAATACATGGAGGCATTCAAGCCTTTCTTGTCTTTGGGCTTGCGGAATGTTGAGGACTACCCTGTATGCTCAGCTGCTGTGGGGGTTACAGGAGACATCTGTCGTGCTCTGGGTGATAAAGTAGAGCCCTTCTGCGATGAACTGATGTCCATGTTGGTGGAGAATCTTGGGAATAATAATGTTCACAGAAATGTGAAACCATCCATACTCTCAGTATTTGGTGATATGGCTTTAGCTCTAGGACCCAAGTTTACCAAATACTTGGAAGTTGTCCTTCAAATGCTTCACCAGGCATCTCAAGCCCAAGTTGATCGCTCTGACTTTGATATGCTGGATTACCTTAATGAATTACGTGAAAGCTGTTTGGAGGCTTATACTGGTATTGTTCAGGGTTTAAAAGGCGATGGGGCAACACCAAACCAGGAAGTACAGCTCCTGCGTCAACATGTGCCCCACATGATCTCTTTTATCACTTCCGTTGCTACAGATGATGAAAAATCTGATCCTGTTATTGCTAGTTCAGCTGGTCTGATTGG GGACTTGTGTTCTGTGTTTGGAACAGACATGCTTCAGTTGGTGGAGACTGATCCTATCACCAATCTACTTTCTCAAGGCCGACGCTCCAAGACTTCAAAGACAAAGACCCTTGCAATGTGGGCAACTAAAGAAATCCGTCGCTTGAAAAACAACAGCACTTG A
- the LOC125043186 gene encoding ubiquitin-associated domain-containing protein 2-like isoform X2: MATILSQYSTTGFYNAPVSKGLMGCMFLTCTALNVPLFAHLRKYLICKIPDVFLKGEIWRIASAKISFVDTKDLVCGSLLIYYFRVFERRYGSHKFASCLVASQVLTTVLEVLTILTLQWLAIDLHSGGFLPPGPYGMIFPLFVNYLFDIPRVAQTSVLGIPITGKTLTYLLGLQVCSTSPATATSALCGIQVPWVPGWLARGAKATLARLLASPPPPEGPAGATLELQRQEQIEMWEQQMMMNRAREMRNRPGANGAVPPFMQNFIGRRQNNPVHPPPPPTEEQVQTLVEMGFDRQRVINALQTCNNDVNTATHLLLQES, encoded by the exons aTAATGCACCAGTTAGCAAGGGACTCATGGGATGCATGTTCCTGACATGTACGGCTCTCAATGTGCCACTCTTTGCACATTTAAGAAAATACCTCATATGCAAAATCCCAGATGTCTTTCTTAAAGGAGAG ATATGGCGAATAGCTTCAGCAAAGATTTCTTTTGTTGACACTAAGGATCTAGTATGTGGTtccttacttatttattattttag AGTGTTCGAGCGACGGTACGGGTCACACAAGTTCGCATCATGTCTGGTGGCTTCGCAGGTTCTTACAACAGTGCTGGAGGTCCTCACCATACTTACATTGCAATGGCTGGCAATAGACCTGCATTCAGGGGGGTTTCTGCCTCCTGGACC GTATGGTATGATCTTTCCTCTCTTCGTGAACTACCTATTTGATATTCCTCGAGTCGCGCAGACGAGTGTGCTTGGGATACCTATAACAGGGAAGACCCTCACTTACCTGTTAGGTTTACAGGTTTGCTCCACATCGCCTGCAACAGCTACGTCAGCACTCTGTGGCATT CAAGTGCCATGGGTGCCAGGATGGTTGGCTCGTGGTGCCAAGGCCACTCTGGCTCGGCTGTtggcctccccaccccctccagaGGGCCCAGCGGGAGCCACGCTAGAGTTACAGCGGCAGGAGCAGATTGAGATGTGGGAGCAGCAGATGATGATGAATAGAGCAAGGGAAATGCGCAATCGACCAGGG gcAAACGGTGCTGTCCCTCCATTCATGCAAAATTTCATTGGAAGAAGACAAAACAATCCAG ttcacccacctccccctcccactgaGGAACAGGTACAAACCTTAGTTGAGATGGGAtttgacagacagagagtgatcaACGCCCTTCAGACTTGCAACAATGACGTAAACACAGCAACACATCTTCTTCTTCAGGAATCATGA
- the LOC125043186 gene encoding ubiquitin-associated domain-containing protein 2-like isoform X1, with product MATILSQYSTTGFYNAPVSKGLMGCMFLTCTALNVPLFAHLRKYLICKIPDVFLKGEIWRIASAKISFVDTKDLVCGSLLIYYFRVFERRYGSHKFASCLVASQVLTTVLEVLTILTLQWLAIDLHSGGFLPPGPYGMIFPLFVNYLFDIPRVAQTSVLGIPITGKTLTYLLGLQVCSTSPATATSALCGIIAGVFYRYNILYIQQVPWVPGWLARGAKATLARLLASPPPPEGPAGATLELQRQEQIEMWEQQMMMNRAREMRNRPGANGAVPPFMQNFIGRRQNNPVHPPPPPTEEQVQTLVEMGFDRQRVINALQTCNNDVNTATHLLLQES from the exons aTAATGCACCAGTTAGCAAGGGACTCATGGGATGCATGTTCCTGACATGTACGGCTCTCAATGTGCCACTCTTTGCACATTTAAGAAAATACCTCATATGCAAAATCCCAGATGTCTTTCTTAAAGGAGAG ATATGGCGAATAGCTTCAGCAAAGATTTCTTTTGTTGACACTAAGGATCTAGTATGTGGTtccttacttatttattattttag AGTGTTCGAGCGACGGTACGGGTCACACAAGTTCGCATCATGTCTGGTGGCTTCGCAGGTTCTTACAACAGTGCTGGAGGTCCTCACCATACTTACATTGCAATGGCTGGCAATAGACCTGCATTCAGGGGGGTTTCTGCCTCCTGGACC GTATGGTATGATCTTTCCTCTCTTCGTGAACTACCTATTTGATATTCCTCGAGTCGCGCAGACGAGTGTGCTTGGGATACCTATAACAGGGAAGACCCTCACTTACCTGTTAGGTTTACAGGTTTGCTCCACATCGCCTGCAACAGCTACGTCAGCACTCTGTGGCATT ATTGCAGGTGTGTTCTATCGGTACAATATTTTGTATATTCAGCAAGTGCCATGGGTGCCAGGATGGTTGGCTCGTGGTGCCAAGGCCACTCTGGCTCGGCTGTtggcctccccaccccctccagaGGGCCCAGCGGGAGCCACGCTAGAGTTACAGCGGCAGGAGCAGATTGAGATGTGGGAGCAGCAGATGATGATGAATAGAGCAAGGGAAATGCGCAATCGACCAGGG gcAAACGGTGCTGTCCCTCCATTCATGCAAAATTTCATTGGAAGAAGACAAAACAATCCAG ttcacccacctccccctcccactgaGGAACAGGTACAAACCTTAGTTGAGATGGGAtttgacagacagagagtgatcaACGCCCTTCAGACTTGCAACAATGACGTAAACACAGCAACACATCTTCTTCTTCAGGAATCATGA